Proteins found in one Candidatus Binataceae bacterium genomic segment:
- a CDS encoding amidohydrolase family protein, protein MAYEIVRFPYEGTVDADGHVYEPANLWEDYLEERYKDRAIRVKRDRDGWEYLEVDRRPIPDILGMKGLAFPMMGEKVAELDPNRLYMDTLPYGATDPQQRLDLARRENLEHVLLYPTWGLIWERAVTDPELSLAYMRAYNRWIADFCRDSGGVLVPIAHLTLTDPQGAAAELERAVRDGCKGAFVAQYTHTRVPHGHRVHDPVFAKAQELDVPLAVHVSIDPEGVSSPRFLRKDMTPQDLAQLAAGGLIGARHALEEALLSMYTSNTFDRYPKLKFGLLEVGASWVGAFLDRLDSVHEVEFGKVGDRPGMLGRLQHKPSEYFRNQCFISGDPEEFSATCMIDYVGNNCFMWATDYPHADHPATWVPSLKKYADRLKPETRKKVLGQNTKDIYHLA, encoded by the coding sequence ATGGCTTACGAGATCGTTCGGTTCCCATATGAGGGAACGGTTGACGCCGACGGGCACGTGTATGAACCCGCAAATCTTTGGGAGGATTACCTAGAAGAACGCTACAAAGATCGTGCGATTCGCGTAAAGCGCGACAGGGACGGCTGGGAATATCTCGAAGTCGATCGGCGTCCGATTCCGGACATTCTTGGGATGAAGGGCCTCGCCTTCCCCATGATGGGCGAGAAGGTCGCCGAACTTGACCCCAACCGTCTCTACATGGACACGCTTCCCTATGGCGCGACCGATCCGCAGCAGCGCTTGGACCTCGCGCGACGCGAGAACCTGGAACACGTTCTCCTCTATCCAACCTGGGGGCTGATCTGGGAGAGAGCGGTAACCGATCCCGAACTCAGTCTGGCGTACATGCGTGCGTACAACCGATGGATCGCGGATTTCTGCCGCGATAGCGGTGGGGTCCTGGTTCCGATTGCGCATCTCACGCTGACCGATCCGCAGGGTGCGGCGGCGGAGCTCGAACGAGCCGTCCGCGATGGTTGCAAGGGAGCATTCGTTGCTCAGTACACCCACACTCGCGTGCCACATGGACATCGGGTTCACGATCCGGTGTTCGCGAAGGCGCAGGAATTGGACGTTCCGTTAGCAGTGCACGTGTCGATCGATCCTGAAGGTGTTAGTTCCCCGCGATTCCTGCGCAAAGACATGACCCCCCAGGATCTGGCGCAACTCGCGGCTGGGGGCCTCATTGGAGCGCGGCACGCCCTCGAGGAGGCGCTGCTCAGTATGTACACGAGCAATACCTTCGACCGATATCCGAAACTGAAATTCGGTCTGCTCGAGGTAGGAGCCAGCTGGGTCGGTGCATTTCTCGATCGGTTGGACAGCGTTCACGAGGTCGAATTTGGAAAGGTCGGCGATCGACCCGGAATGCTTGGCAGGCTCCAGCACAAGCCCAGCGAATATTTTCGCAATCAGTGCTTCATCTCTGGTGACCCGGAAGAGTTTTCCGCCACCTGTATGATCGATTACGTGGGAAACAACTGTTTTATGTGGGCTACGGACTACCCGCATGCCGACCATCCCGCGACCTGGGTCCCCAGCCTCAAGAAGTACGCCGACCGGCTGAAGCCCGAGACTCGCAAAAAGGTTCTCGGTCAGAACACCAAGGACATCTATCACTTAGCGTGA
- a CDS encoding SDR family oxidoreductase, with protein MPGLLDGKIALVTGGGSGIGRATALKLVAAGAKVMIADYMPEGGERTVGMIKEAGGEASFVAADVSIAIQAEAMVNETVKRYGRIDCAFNNAGIESKMANTAECSEELFDRVIAINLKGVWLCMKYEIREMLKQGGGSIVNTASIAGLVGFEGQPAYNASKAGVVQLTRTAALEFATKNIRVNCVCPGVIRTPMVERLLDNRSFTEQELISGEPVGRMGKPEEIAEGVLWLLSDGSSFVTGHPLVIDGAWVAR; from the coding sequence ATGCCTGGATTATTGGACGGAAAAATCGCTTTAGTAACCGGCGGCGGCTCGGGAATCGGTCGCGCCACCGCACTGAAGTTGGTTGCCGCAGGCGCGAAGGTCATGATCGCCGACTATATGCCCGAAGGTGGCGAGCGCACAGTCGGGATGATCAAAGAAGCCGGCGGCGAGGCAAGCTTCGTTGCGGCCGATGTTTCAATTGCCATACAAGCCGAAGCGATGGTGAACGAGACTGTTAAGCGTTATGGCCGCATCGATTGCGCATTCAACAACGCTGGCATCGAGAGCAAAATGGCCAACACCGCGGAGTGCTCCGAAGAGCTCTTCGATCGAGTTATAGCGATCAATCTGAAGGGTGTCTGGCTGTGCATGAAATACGAGATCCGGGAGATGCTCAAACAGGGTGGCGGTAGTATCGTCAACACCGCATCGATTGCAGGGTTGGTGGGCTTCGAAGGACAGCCTGCCTACAACGCATCCAAGGCTGGTGTGGTGCAACTCACACGTACCGCTGCGCTTGAATTTGCCACTAAGAATATTCGGGTCAATTGCGTATGCCCTGGCGTTATTAGAACACCAATGGTCGAGCGCCTCCTCGACAATCGATCGTTCACTGAACAGGAGCTTATCTCCGGTGAACCGGTAGGACGAATGGGCAAGCCGGAGGAGATTGCGGAGGGCGTACTCTGGCTGCTGTCCGATGGATCATCGTTCGTTACTGGTCATCCATTGGTTATCGATGGTGCGTGGGTCGCGCGATAA
- a CDS encoding amidohydrolase family protein — translation MTTTLENPLFDRDVVTTRSAQQKNETRLPTDLTIVSTDGHWEVSEDIFYENFPAHLKKKAPRVWFDDFWRQGDPKPPVDSQSQVIDMAMRKFIPNALGSGAWDIDVRNRDLAIEGVHKEILYPQSLLAFIRLPDHEVQEQIYWIYNEYMARISAIHPGRYYGVGVCSNWWDPTRAWQAVKQIRDLGLKTFMLPTSNVGKNADGSPLSYAAPEMDTLWDEIARAGLPVSFHIGENIGVLGRGGFGASALQSFCAARKPLGELIFGGVFDRHPDLRVVFVEFGIAWIPVALQEAEQLYDHQGPLLEGLNSLPKRRPSYYWHNNCYATFQNDLLGLKLLDYIGADRVMWAQDYPHNEGTFGYSWSSRECVYRATTLENARKILGETAMELYHL, via the coding sequence ATGACAACAACATTAGAAAATCCGCTTTTTGACCGCGATGTAGTAACGACGCGCAGCGCGCAGCAGAAGAACGAGACGCGCCTTCCGACTGATCTGACAATTGTGTCAACCGATGGACACTGGGAAGTTTCTGAAGACATTTTCTATGAGAACTTCCCTGCCCATTTGAAGAAGAAGGCTCCCCGGGTTTGGTTCGATGACTTCTGGCGCCAGGGTGACCCCAAGCCGCCAGTCGATTCACAGTCTCAAGTAATCGACATGGCGATGCGTAAGTTCATTCCGAACGCTCTTGGCTCCGGTGCCTGGGATATCGACGTCCGCAATCGTGATCTCGCGATAGAGGGTGTCCACAAGGAGATATTATATCCGCAAAGTCTTCTCGCCTTCATACGCCTGCCCGATCACGAGGTGCAGGAACAAATATATTGGATCTACAATGAATATATGGCTCGAATCAGCGCCATCCATCCGGGTCGATACTATGGCGTAGGCGTTTGCAGCAATTGGTGGGATCCAACAAGGGCTTGGCAGGCGGTTAAACAAATCCGCGATCTCGGTCTCAAGACCTTCATGCTTCCCACCTCAAATGTTGGCAAGAATGCCGATGGTTCCCCCCTTTCGTACGCCGCGCCGGAGATGGATACGCTATGGGACGAAATTGCGCGGGCCGGCCTCCCGGTCAGCTTTCATATCGGCGAGAACATAGGGGTGCTGGGACGAGGAGGTTTTGGGGCTAGTGCTCTTCAATCCTTTTGCGCGGCTCGTAAGCCTCTTGGCGAACTCATCTTCGGCGGCGTCTTCGATCGACACCCGGATCTTCGAGTGGTGTTTGTCGAGTTTGGAATTGCGTGGATACCGGTAGCGCTCCAGGAAGCGGAGCAGCTTTACGACCATCAGGGTCCCTTACTGGAAGGTCTCAATTCTCTGCCGAAACGTAGGCCGAGTTATTACTGGCATAACAATTGTTACGCGACATTTCAGAATGACCTTCTCGGCCTCAAGCTGCTCGATTATATCGGCGCCGATCGTGTCATGTGGGCCCAGGATTATCCTCACAACGAGGGAACCTTTGGTTATAGTTGGAGTTCCCGCGAGTGTGTCTATCGAGCGACGACGTTGGAGAACGCTCGTAAGATCTTGGGCGAAACCGCTATGGAGCTTTACCACCTTTAA
- a CDS encoding alpha/beta hydrolase domain-containing protein, protein MAAKTPRSARADIEITGPILGTPVLMLAEFDLRAQGYLTEEYFVSGDAVSYQPVGPLSEDGNWQVAPAETAPYRTRIVVVRPADASKFNGTVVVEWLNVSRGIDFAPDWICLHREIMRSGFAYVGVSAQRVGLEGGLSLEPDNLPLKQADPARYHALSHPGDAFAYDIFSQAGMIIKGSATGKVLGPLTAKRLLAIGDSQSAIFLTTYVNAIDRLARVYDGFFIHARFAPGAPLDGASILNSPTTMPQSARLCSDLRVPTMTVLAETDVIGANVRGFFHARQDDNDLLRIWEIAGASHANNYLATVGFIDSSSASIPELAAAYAPTDDFFGMKLAKAMDYDPQQHYVMESALLHLDRWTATDKAPPKGPRLETIGGDKDRPLPQLVLDANGNAKGGIRTPWVDVPIARMSGIGNSGSVAAGLTGVTEPFDHTTLGRLYPGGRDEYLAKFRRALDSAIESGFILPADRAEIELVAAAMYPTHGV, encoded by the coding sequence ATGGCGGCGAAAACCCCGCGCTCGGCTAGGGCGGATATTGAGATAACCGGGCCCATTTTGGGTACGCCGGTTCTCATGCTCGCCGAGTTCGACCTTAGGGCACAGGGTTATCTTACCGAGGAATATTTCGTCTCGGGAGATGCCGTTTCTTATCAACCGGTCGGGCCGTTATCCGAAGACGGTAACTGGCAGGTGGCGCCTGCGGAGACTGCTCCGTACAGGACCCGCATCGTCGTCGTCCGACCCGCTGACGCCAGCAAATTCAATGGCACCGTCGTCGTCGAATGGTTGAATGTCAGTCGGGGTATCGACTTCGCGCCGGATTGGATTTGCCTGCATCGCGAAATCATGCGAAGTGGCTTCGCCTATGTCGGCGTCTCGGCACAAAGGGTTGGGCTCGAGGGCGGTCTGAGCCTCGAACCCGACAACCTACCGCTTAAGCAAGCCGACCCTGCGCGATACCATGCCTTGAGCCATCCGGGGGATGCGTTTGCATACGATATTTTTTCCCAGGCGGGCATGATCATCAAAGGCTCCGCAACGGGAAAGGTCTTAGGGCCTTTGACGGCGAAACGCCTGCTCGCAATTGGTGACTCTCAGTCAGCGATATTTCTCACCACTTACGTCAATGCAATAGACCGACTCGCCAGGGTCTACGACGGCTTTTTCATCCACGCACGATTCGCGCCGGGCGCCCCGCTCGATGGGGCCTCGATCCTGAACTCGCCAACCACGATGCCACAATCCGCCCGGCTTTGTAGTGATCTCCGCGTGCCAACCATGACGGTCCTTGCCGAGACCGATGTGATCGGCGCCAACGTGAGGGGATTTTTCCATGCCCGGCAAGATGACAACGATCTCCTGCGAATCTGGGAAATCGCCGGCGCCTCGCATGCCAACAACTACCTCGCCACCGTCGGTTTTATCGATTCAAGCTCGGCGTCAATTCCGGAATTGGCTGCTGCGTATGCGCCAACCGATGATTTTTTCGGAATGAAGTTGGCCAAAGCGATGGATTACGACCCGCAACAGCACTACGTAATGGAGTCTGCACTACTGCACCTCGACCGATGGACCGCCACCGACAAAGCACCGCCAAAAGGTCCGCGTCTCGAGACGATAGGCGGCGATAAGGATCGGCCGTTGCCGCAGTTGGTTCTCGATGCAAACGGTAACGCCAAAGGTGGTATTCGTACGCCGTGGGTGGATGTCCCCATTGCGCGGATGTCGGGGATTGGGAATTCAGGCAGTGTCGCGGCGGGGCTTACGGGCGTAACGGAGCCGTTCGATCATACGACACTCGGTCGATTGTATCCCGGTGGGCGGGACGAATATCTCGCAAAGTTCCGCCGGGCGTTGGACTCAGCGATCGAGTCGGGCTTTATTCTTCCCGCTGATAGAGCCGAGATCGAATTGGTAGCAGCAGCTATGTATCCCACACATGGAGTTTAG
- a CDS encoding winged helix DNA-binding protein, translated as MLEFFYPAHYEIGTALEDVLRSDLLSRQQAASLWLIRSQGIGGCQMRRKDIEANIRRWFEVTSAAVSRALREMMRPPIEFIEITEDPNSGREKLVSLTPKGKAYLDSVAERATTVLADLIEDISPQLVASAISYLGQLTSAFRRSKTRSRIRLVRPNQGSVKG; from the coding sequence ATGCTCGAATTCTTCTATCCGGCCCATTACGAGATCGGCACCGCCTTGGAGGACGTGCTTCGGTCTGACCTGCTTTCGCGTCAGCAGGCCGCCAGCCTCTGGTTGATCCGATCCCAGGGAATTGGCGGCTGTCAGATGCGCCGCAAGGATATCGAAGCGAATATTCGGCGCTGGTTCGAAGTAACCAGCGCGGCAGTTTCAAGAGCGCTTCGCGAGATGATGCGTCCACCGATCGAGTTCATCGAAATCACCGAAGACCCCAACTCGGGACGTGAAAAGCTGGTTAGCCTGACTCCCAAGGGCAAGGCCTACTTGGATTCAGTCGCGGAGCGAGCCACAACGGTGCTCGCTGACTTGATCGAGGACATTTCGCCGCAACTGGTAGCTTCCGCCATCAGTTACCTGGGTCAGCTCACCAGCGCATTTCGGCGCTCAAAGACTCGCAGCCGAATTCGATTGGTTCGGCCGAACCAGGGATCAGTCAAAGGATAG